The DNA region GACGGCTTTGCTTTGTGGCCATCCGCTTTTACTGATTATAACATCAGCAAAACACCATATAAACGCGATATGGTGGCCGAACTGGCAGCAGCCTGCAAAAAGCAGGGCATACTTTTTTGTATCTACCATACTGTGCTCGATTGGCACGACCCTAACTATCCTATCCACAACCCTTACGATTCGACAAAGAACGTTAAGGGCGATATGATAGCTTTTAAAACGCAAATGAAGAATGAGTTGAAAGAACTCATCACCAAATACCACCCCTACCTGCTTTGGTTTGATGGCTACTGGGAAAAACCGTGGACCAATGCCGATGGGCAGGAAATTTACAAATTCATCAAAAGTGTTGATCCAAACGTTATCGTGAACAACCGCTTAGGCAAAGAAAGCGAAAAGCTGAACGATCAATCAGTAGGTGATTATCTCACCCCTGAGCAGCGCATCGGTCAGCTGAATATGAATGAGCCATGGGAAAGCTGTATCACCATTTGCCAGCAATGGGCGTGGAAACCTAATGATAAAATGAAAACCGTGCAGGAATGTATCCAAACGCTGGTAAAAACGGCTGCCGGTAATGGTAACCTGCTGTTTAACGTAGGCCCAATGCCCGATGGCCGCATTGAAGCACGCCAGGTTGAAACACTTCAGCAAATGGGCGTTTGGCTCAAAAAATACGGGGAAAGCATTTATGACACTAAAGGCGGCCCCATTGCCCCTAATGATAACTATGCTGTTACACGCAAGGGAAACAAGATGTATTTACATATATTTCAGAAAAAAGGTGATAAAATTGCACTGCCTAACCTGCCGGGTGTTAACATAACTAACGCCTATTTGCTGGGAGGAGCCAAAGTAAATTATAAACCGAATGCCTCAGGCTATATCATTGATTTGCCGCAAATCTTACCCGATGCAAACAGCAATGTTATAGTATTGGAACTGAACAAAAACGCCGAAGATATCCCTGTAATTACCGCAGGTAAATAAAATAAAAACAGAAAACCTAATTAACATAAACATGCTAAAAAGAACGCCCCTGCTAATAACTGTAATGATAACAGGTATTACAACGTTTACTCACGCACAAACAAAACAATTAAAACTTTGGTACAAACAACCTGCGCAGCGCTGGGAAGAAACCGTTGCCCTTGGTAACGGCCGCCTGGGGATGATGCCCGATGGCGGTGTTACTGCCGAAAAAGTAGTATTGAATGATATCACCATGTGGTCGGGCTCATCGCAGGATGCTAATAACTACGAAGCCTATAAAAAACTGCCCGAAATAAGAAGCTTGCTTGCCGCTGGCAAAAACGTAGAAGCACAGGCTATAATCGATAAGTCGTTCGTTTGTACCGGCAAAGGATCGGGCGGTGTGCCTTTCGGTTGCTTCCAGATGCTGGGCGACTTGAACCTGAACTACCAATACAAAGGAATTGATGATAAAGATGTAAAATACGATAACTATGAGCGCGAGCTTTCATTAAATAATGCCCTTGCTAAAACCACCTACCAGGTAAATGGCGTTACCTACAAGCGCGAATACTTTACCAGTTTTGGTAATGATGTTGATGTAATAAAACTAAGCGCCAGCAAGCCGGGCATGCTTAATTTGAGCATAAATATCAGTCGTCCAGAACGTGGTGTTACCAGTACAGAGGGTAATGAGCTTGATCTTACCGGTCAGTTAGATAATGGTACTGATGGCAAAGGTGTAGCTTACAAAGCGAGGGTAAAAGCGCAACTAACCGGCGGCTCATTAAGCACCACCCCTACTTCGCTGGTTATTAAGGATGCAACTGAGGTGATCATTTATGTGTCGGCAGGTACAGATTTTAAGAATCCGCAATATCTCAGCAAAATGGACGACGCGTTGAAGGCTGCTATGAAAAAGCCTTATACCGCAGAAAAACAGCAGCATATAGCCAACTTCCAAAAGTTATTTAACAGGGTGGACGTTGATCTTGGCACTTCGGAAGCTGAAAAACTAACAACCGATCAAAGGCTTATCGCTTTTCGTAACAACCCTGACGCCGATAAAAGTCTGCCGGCTCTGTTTTACCAGTTTGGTCGCTATCTAAGCATTTGTAGCACCCGTGTAGGCCTGTTGCCACCAAACCTGCAAGGCTTATGGGCTAATGAGGTACATACCCCTTGGAACGGCGATTATCACCTGGATATTAACATTGAAATGAACCAATGGCCGGTTGAAGTTTCTAACCTGTCAGAACTTAACCTGCCCCTTGCCGACCTGGTTAAAGGCATGGTACCACATGGCGAAAAAACGGCTAAAGCCTATTACAACGCCGATGGCTGGGTAGCACACGTAATTACCAACCCCTGGGGCTTTACTGAGCCAGGTGAAAGCGCCTCATGGGGTATTTGTAAAGTTGGTTCGGGCTGGCTATGCGACAACCTGTGGCAGCACTATGATTTCACCGGAGACAAAAACTACCTGAAACAAATTTACCCGATATTGAAAGGCGCAGCGCAATTCTACAACAGTATGCTGATCAGCGATGCTAAAACAGGCTGGTTGGTTACCTCGCCTTCATCATCGCCCGAAAACAGTTTTTACCTGCCCGATGGCACACACGCCAGCATCTGCGTAGGCCCCACTATCGATAACCAGATCATCCGCGAGTTGTTTAACAACGTGATAACTGCAAGCAAAGTATTGGGCAAAGACGAGGCATTCAGCAAAACACTGGCTGCTAAAGTGAAAAAGCTCCCGCCCCCCGGTGTTATATCTAAGGATGGGCGCATCCAGGAATGGCTGGAGGATTATAAAGAAACCGAACCGCAGCATCGCCACGTATCACACCTGTATGGTTTATTTCCGGCATCTCAGATTACACCAGAAGCTACACCCGCACTTGCCGAAGCCGCTAAAAAAACATTGGAAGTACGTGGCGACGACGGCCCAAGCTGGTCTATCGCCTACAAAATATTGTGGTGGGCACGTTTGCATGACGGGAACCGCACTTACAAACTGTTTAAGGAACTGATGAAGCCAACCATCAAAACCGATATTAACTACGGTGCAGGTGGCGGCGTATATCCTAATTTGCTATCAGCCGGTCCACCGTTCCAGATTGACGGCAACTTTGGTGCAACAGCCGGTATTGCCGAAATGCTGATCCAGAGCCATGCCGGGTTTATTGATTTTATTCCTTCTATCCCTGATGCATGGAAAGCACAGGGCGAGGTTAAAGGCCTTAAGGCCCGCGGTAATTTCACAGTTGATATGAAATGGAAAGACGGTAAAGTAACCTCTTATAAAGTAACCTCACCTACTCCACGTACGGTTAAAGTGAAAATTAATGGCAAGGTCAAAAGCATAATGGCCGTTAAAGCTTAAAAACATCTTATAAGCAAATAAGGTACCCTGAAAGAGGTGCCTTATTTATAACAAATTGACAATAACCTAAAATTCATGCAAAAATTTCTTAATCGTTTTATAATTGCTGTGCAATTGTCCGGCTTGCTTTGCGTTTGGCAGCCGGCAATTGTTTCGGCATCAACCCGAATAATTACTATCCAGCTAACCCCGAAAGGGAATATATCGTTTTCATACGGTACCTCTGGCACTATCAATTATGGCACTATCAATTATGATCAAAAAACCGGCACTTTTTCTGTTATCGAAAATGGAAAAACTGTACTTGGTAATTGCTATAGCAAAGCCGGCATCAACGGAAAACTTATTACTTCAACAGCGTACGAGAACGTTGCTTATACTAAAGCCTTAATAACCGATGGTTTTGGCAAAGGCGTAAAACATACTTTCACCCTAAGCGGCAATAATTTGCCAAACATGATGCAGGTGTTTTATACTTATCCATCGCACAAAGGCTATTTTTTTGTCGAACTTTATGTTGGGGGCAAAAACCTGAAAACAAATTACATGGAGCCGATAGCCGGTAATATGTCAGCAATACCCGGCGACACCCGTTCGGTATTTGTGCCTTTTGATAATGATACCTTCATTAGCTATGATTCCAAAGCGTTTAAAGCACCACTCACCAATACCAGTGCCGAAGTAGGGACAGTTTTTGATAACGATAGCCGCAAAGGCCTGGTGTTTGGATCTGTTGAGCATGAAACCTGGAAAACAGGCGTGCGTACCGTTGCCAAAAAAGATAGCGCCAACACCTTTGAAATATGGGGTGGTTACATCGAGGAAGCTGTAAACCGCGATAAAATTGCCCATGGTTACATCAGCGGCAATACCGTTAAATCGCCTAAGGTATTAGTGGGCTGGTTTGCCGACTGGCGCAATGGTATGGAAGAGTTTGGTAAAGCCAACCGCATTGCCGAACCACCTTACATTTTTAACTGGACAAAACCTACCCCTGTTGGTTGGAACAGCTGGGGCGTTATGCAGGAAAAACTCAACTACGATAAAGCTATTAAAGTAGCCAACTTTTTTGCCGATAGCATCCCTGCATTTCGCAACGGCAATACCGCGTTTATTGATCTCGATTCGTTTTGGGATAACATGATCAGCGGTGGCTGGGAAGGTGACTTTGGCAAGCTGAAATCATTTGCCGACTACTGTAAATCAAAAGGCTTACAACCTGGTGTGTATTGGGCCCCATTTACCGACTGGGGCTGGAAAGGTGGCCCGGACCGCAAAGTTTTAGGCAGTAACTATACCTATGGCGAAACATGGACAAAAGTTGCCGACAGCTATCACGACATCGACGGTGCCCGTGCAACCGATCCAACCCATCCGGGTACCTTGCAACATATCGACTATGTAATTGGCAAACTAAAAGCCTGTGGTTTTAAAATGATCAAGATTGACTTTTTAGGTCATGCGGCAGCCGAATCAAGCCATTTTTATGATCCCAAAATCACCACCGGTATGCAGGCTTATAAAAAGGGCATGGAACACCTGATTGATCAGTTGGGTGATCAGATGCTGGTTTATGCAGCCATCTCCCCCAGCCTCGCAACCGGGCGTTACGCGCATATGAGGCGCATTGCATGCGATGCTTTTAAAACTGTAAAAGATACCCGCTATACCCTCAACAGCGTAAATTACGGCTGGTGGCAAACTTACCTGTATAATTACATTGATGCCGACCATGTTGTACTTTCAACCGAAAGCGAGGACGCAAACAGGGCAAGGATGCTCTCGGCAGTTGTTACCGGCACGTTCATAACCGGTGATGATTTTTCGACACATGGGCAATGGAGTGACAGAGCAAAAGCTATGTACCAGAATCCTGAGATTTTGAAAATTGTCCAAAATGGAAAAGCTTTCTGGCCGGTTGAAGGTAACACCGAAACAGGTACAGCCGAACAGTTTACGCAAAAAATTGGCAACAGCATTTATCTGGCCCTGTTTAATTATGGTGAAACTGATAAAGTTTATACTATCGACCCGAAAAGGATTGGTATGGAGGCCGGAAAAGCAGCAAATGCGAAATCGTTACTGCAAGGCACTAACGTAAACCCAAAAAGCGTTTTGTTAAAAGCAGGAGATGCTGAATTATTAAAATTTGAATTGAATTAATAAACACTGCAAAGGCGCCGGCAACAGATTCCCCTTTAATCGCCGGGCGCCTTTTGAGGGGATGAAACCCTGTATCGTTTTAACTGTTCAATTTAACCGATTTTGCCCGTTTGCATGCAAGCGGGCATTTTGATTTTTTGGCGTTCATGCAGCATTTGTTTTTGTGTTTAACGCCCGCAATGTTAGTCTTTTCTATCTGGAGCGACGTAAAAAACAATCCGCCGGTAACGGCCAGTATGGTAAAAAATTTCATAGCAGTAGGTTTTAACTTAAGAGACGATGTTTTTTTGCGAATGTTACAGTTAATTAGCCAAATGTTGATTTTCGCATATTTTTTTAACAGGACCATCATTCAATGTCATTTTTATGTTCTCCTCATCCTCCTACCCTCAAATCGAGTAGGAAGTAAGGGAGTGAAATTCTCCCTTACCGTCCGCTCACACCACCGTACGTACCGGTCTGGTATACGGCGGTTTGTCAGAATATAGATAACTGGTGTTTAGTTTTCCAAAAGTATCTGTTCTCGAACCCTGTGTATCCTAAGTTATTAAAGTACAGATTGTTAAGCGTGGTTTGCAGTATGGGGCTGTGGGCTACCCGACAGTATCCCTTACTGCTATTTCCCCACTCATAAGCTTTCCTTTTCTTAACGCCCAGCTTTATTAGCCGCTTCACCCTTGCTTTTGGTAGCTTCCATTGTTTCCATTGGCATATCCGTAAACGGGTTCGTACCAGTTCATCCAACATTCGCATCTGCGATTTTGCCGTGGCTATCCAAAAATAATTTATCCAGCCCATGATGACCGTCTCCAATTCTCTTATCTTTTCGGCTATTGGGTTCGGGTGCTTCCGCTCCGTATGCCGGCGAATCTTACCTTGAATCCGTTTTACCGTCAGATTCGATAGCCGTATCTCCCATTTTCCTTTGCTGCGATAGAAAGAGAAGCCTAAAAGCGTGCTTTTCGCCGGGGCGCTGACTTTCGTCTTTGTCCTGTTCACTTTTAGCTTAAGCTCCTTTTCTACGTACCGGATAATACTGCCTTCTACCCTATGAGCTGATTTCCAGTTCTTAAGGTAGATGCTGCAATCGTCGGCGTACCTCACAAAGCTGTGCCCGCGCCGTATAAGTTCTCTGTCCAGTTCATCTAACATAATGTTGGAAAGTAGAGGGCTAAGCGGTGAACCCTGTGGGGTGCCTTCCAATCGGACGCTTGAAACCCCGCCTTCCATAATACCGCTGCGCAGATAGCTGCCGATCAACGCAAGGATGCGTTTATCTTTTACCTTTCTTGATAGCGATCCCATGAGTTTGTCGTGGTTGACACGGTCGAAGAACTTTTCCAAGTCCAACTCTACTATCCTTGTTTTACCTTCATTGAGGTACTCCTGGGCCTGCATGACCGCCTGACGGGCGTTCTTGCCTGGCCTGAAACCGTAACTTGTTTTGGAAAACTCCGGTTCGTATTGCGGACTTAGCCATTGACTGATGGCTTGTTGAAGGAGCCTGTCGATTACGGTTGGTATGCCTAACATCCGGCGACCGCCTGTGGGCTTGGGGATTTCTACTTTCCGTACCGGGCTTGGTTGATAACTGCCCTCTAAAATACTTGTTTTGAGCGGACGCCAGTGCTCGTTCAGGTAGTCGCGAAGTTCATCGGTCTGCATACCGTCAACCCCACCAGCGCCTTTATTGCTCATTACCTGTTTCAGCGCTTTGCTGATGTTCCTGTAATCAAGTATTTCTTCGAGCATACTTCTTTTAAAAAAAAAACATTTGTTTCCGGCTTACAGCCGCCTTGTTCGCATGTCGCACCTCAACTCCTCCTGCACTTTACTTTCGGCTTCCGGCCTATCCTCCTGCAGGCAGTTCGCTTATGGGGTTCCGTTGTTAGCGGTGACGACACAGAGCCATCAGCGTCTTGGCCAATTCTAACATGCAGTCCTTCATCCTTTTGTGAGACCTCTCCGCTTTGCGGAGCTCGTTTCGGAACTAATATGACGTTTGCTGACTTCTGCGCTTTACGAACTCGTCGTTACGCAGACCTCCCAGGGTAAGTGTGTCCGCTTTCCGTTCATGTAGCCTCTGCATTTACGTTATAGTATCCTGTACAGTGTCGGGCTTTTGCTTCTTTTGCAGCATCACCCATACTATCCCGCCTGATATGCAGTTTCTGTTCGTAGGCTCGAACTTTTGCCGCTGGCTTCCTTCAGATTTGTGTTCACACACTTTCTCCTTGCCTTAAGCTAAGACTTCCCACTGTAATGCGTCTTCGGGACTTGCACCCTATAGATGACACACGTGCCTGGCACACAAACAAAAAGTCAGTGACCTCGCGTTACTGACTTTTTCATTAACTATTAACTGACCAAATATCCTTAACAAAAAACTATCTGGTACTGCAAACATAGTGTGTTAAGTACGTGCTACATGTGTGAAAAGCACCATCTTGGCACGCAAAAAACATTTTCATATCATGCTGATTGCCTGTATTTTAATGGCGTTATTTTATAATGCGTACGGAACAGCCTGATAAATGAACTTGGGCATTCAAAACCCACCATGCCAACTACTTCATTTACAGGATAACGGGTATCCTTTAACAACATTAATGACCGTTTTAAACGCAATTGAATTAAAAACTGGTGCGGCGTTAAACCAAAGGCCTGCTTAAATGTACGCAACAGATGGTTAACCGAAAGACAGGCATGTTCAGCAAGGTCTTCAAGGCTAATATTCTGATTATAATTACTGTACAAGTACTCCTTAGCCAGGTTAAGGCGGCGCAGGATCTCAACCCTGGTTCCCTGGTTTAAAAAATCGAGCTTTTCGGCTTTTTTGCAAATCTCATCATTATAAATATGAAAATAATTAATCAGCGTATG from Mucilaginibacter sp. SJ includes:
- the ltrA gene encoding group II intron reverse transcriptase/maturase, giving the protein MLEEILDYRNISKALKQVMSNKGAGGVDGMQTDELRDYLNEHWRPLKTSILEGSYQPSPVRKVEIPKPTGGRRMLGIPTVIDRLLQQAISQWLSPQYEPEFSKTSYGFRPGKNARQAVMQAQEYLNEGKTRIVELDLEKFFDRVNHDKLMGSLSRKVKDKRILALIGSYLRSGIMEGGVSSVRLEGTPQGSPLSPLLSNIMLDELDRELIRRGHSFVRYADDCSIYLKNWKSAHRVEGSIIRYVEKELKLKVNRTKTKVSAPAKSTLLGFSFYRSKGKWEIRLSNLTVKRIQGKIRRHTERKHPNPIAEKIRELETVIMGWINYFWIATAKSQMRMLDELVRTRLRICQWKQWKLPKARVKRLIKLGVKKRKAYEWGNSSKGYCRVAHSPILQTTLNNLYFNNLGYTGFENRYFWKTKHQLSIF
- a CDS encoding alpha-L-fucosidase, yielding MKKPAIILLYLFSIIKLSFAQQAVTVKTPKAVLDDFMTKRFGMFIHFGPVTLRGTEIGWSRNKEVAQDDYDNLYKEFNPVLFNADAIVKAAKDAGMKYLVIIAKHHDGFALWPSAFTDYNISKTPYKRDMVAELAAACKKQGILFCIYHTVLDWHDPNYPIHNPYDSTKNVKGDMIAFKTQMKNELKELITKYHPYLLWFDGYWEKPWTNADGQEIYKFIKSVDPNVIVNNRLGKESEKLNDQSVGDYLTPEQRIGQLNMNEPWESCITICQQWAWKPNDKMKTVQECIQTLVKTAAGNGNLLFNVGPMPDGRIEARQVETLQQMGVWLKKYGESIYDTKGGPIAPNDNYAVTRKGNKMYLHIFQKKGDKIALPNLPGVNITNAYLLGGAKVNYKPNASGYIIDLPQILPDANSNVIVLELNKNAEDIPVITAGK
- a CDS encoding alpha-galactosidase encodes the protein MQKFLNRFIIAVQLSGLLCVWQPAIVSASTRIITIQLTPKGNISFSYGTSGTINYGTINYDQKTGTFSVIENGKTVLGNCYSKAGINGKLITSTAYENVAYTKALITDGFGKGVKHTFTLSGNNLPNMMQVFYTYPSHKGYFFVELYVGGKNLKTNYMEPIAGNMSAIPGDTRSVFVPFDNDTFISYDSKAFKAPLTNTSAEVGTVFDNDSRKGLVFGSVEHETWKTGVRTVAKKDSANTFEIWGGYIEEAVNRDKIAHGYISGNTVKSPKVLVGWFADWRNGMEEFGKANRIAEPPYIFNWTKPTPVGWNSWGVMQEKLNYDKAIKVANFFADSIPAFRNGNTAFIDLDSFWDNMISGGWEGDFGKLKSFADYCKSKGLQPGVYWAPFTDWGWKGGPDRKVLGSNYTYGETWTKVADSYHDIDGARATDPTHPGTLQHIDYVIGKLKACGFKMIKIDFLGHAAAESSHFYDPKITTGMQAYKKGMEHLIDQLGDQMLVYAAISPSLATGRYAHMRRIACDAFKTVKDTRYTLNSVNYGWWQTYLYNYIDADHVVLSTESEDANRARMLSAVVTGTFITGDDFSTHGQWSDRAKAMYQNPEILKIVQNGKAFWPVEGNTETGTAEQFTQKIGNSIYLALFNYGETDKVYTIDPKRIGMEAGKAANAKSLLQGTNVNPKSVLLKAGDAELLKFELN
- a CDS encoding glycoside hydrolase family 95 protein, whose amino-acid sequence is MLKRTPLLITVMITGITTFTHAQTKQLKLWYKQPAQRWEETVALGNGRLGMMPDGGVTAEKVVLNDITMWSGSSQDANNYEAYKKLPEIRSLLAAGKNVEAQAIIDKSFVCTGKGSGGVPFGCFQMLGDLNLNYQYKGIDDKDVKYDNYERELSLNNALAKTTYQVNGVTYKREYFTSFGNDVDVIKLSASKPGMLNLSINISRPERGVTSTEGNELDLTGQLDNGTDGKGVAYKARVKAQLTGGSLSTTPTSLVIKDATEVIIYVSAGTDFKNPQYLSKMDDALKAAMKKPYTAEKQQHIANFQKLFNRVDVDLGTSEAEKLTTDQRLIAFRNNPDADKSLPALFYQFGRYLSICSTRVGLLPPNLQGLWANEVHTPWNGDYHLDINIEMNQWPVEVSNLSELNLPLADLVKGMVPHGEKTAKAYYNADGWVAHVITNPWGFTEPGESASWGICKVGSGWLCDNLWQHYDFTGDKNYLKQIYPILKGAAQFYNSMLISDAKTGWLVTSPSSSPENSFYLPDGTHASICVGPTIDNQIIRELFNNVITASKVLGKDEAFSKTLAAKVKKLPPPGVISKDGRIQEWLEDYKETEPQHRHVSHLYGLFPASQITPEATPALAEAAKKTLEVRGDDGPSWSIAYKILWWARLHDGNRTYKLFKELMKPTIKTDINYGAGGGVYPNLLSAGPPFQIDGNFGATAGIAEMLIQSHAGFIDFIPSIPDAWKAQGEVKGLKARGNFTVDMKWKDGKVTSYKVTSPTPRTVKVKINGKVKSIMAVKA